The Paenibacillus sp. FSL R7-0345 DNA segment CACACGGTGAAAAATTGTTCCGTCATAGAAGCCCTTTTGAATCAGGGAAATGAAGTTGTTCACCGTATTTGGGGCAACCTCAGGATAAAGCTCGGCCTTGATAATGCTGCCGTTATCCATTTCAATGGTGACAACCGGATGGCTGGCTGTTGCCGAAGGGACGCCTTCGGTGGCTGCGGTTTGGTTTCCGCTGGCGTTGCCTGCAGCATTATTGCCTGCAGCGTTGTTGTCTGCCGGCTTGTTGCCGCAGCCTGCTGCGAAGATCATCAGCAGGGACATCATCATCAGCAGAATGACAGGGGTTTTTCTTATGCGCTTCACGTTCTAAATCTCTCCTTTAATCTTAAGTAGACTGGTTTGCTCATCCATCATCATACATGGTTTGTCCTGTCGGATGCAAAGCCCGGGAATTAAGGTGATTTGGCATATCGGAAAAAGAGGTCTAGAATAATAGATACTTCAGGGTTTAACAGAAGGGGCGGTGGTTGTTTTGGCATTTTCATGGAAAAGGAATCTGATCGTGCTCTGGATAGGGGTGTTCTTCTGCAGCACAGCCTATTCGATTTCGATTCCGTTCCTCTCGATTTTCCTCAGTGACCAGCTCGGAGTAACCAGCCATCTGGAGATCTGGTCGGGTGTGAGCTTTGGGATTACCTTTCTGGCCAGTGCGCTGATCTCCCCTTACTGGGGGTCTCTGGCTGATAAATACGGGCGCAAGCCGATGCTGATCCGTTCAGGCTTCAGTCTGGCCGCACTTTATCTGATCAATTATTTTGTACATGACCCGTATGTGTTTCTGGCTGTGCGAGTGCTTCAGGGGCTGCTGGCCGGATTTGTTCCGGCGGCGATTGCGATGGTGGCGACCAATACTCCGGAGGAAAAGACGGGTTATGCGCTCAGCATAATGTCTACGGCAGGTGCCACAGGCAGTATTATAGGCCCTCTGATCGGCGGGGTGGTCAGCTATTATTCGAGCAACCGCAGCGCTTTTCTGTTCTCGGCGGCAATTGTGCTCATTTCAGCGCTGATCGCGACCTTTTTCGCCAAAGAGGAGAACTTTAACCGTTCTGCAGCAAGGTCGCGTGTCAGCGATGACATCCGGGAGGCAGTCAAAAATAAAGCGTTCATCACACTGCTGTCCTTAGCTGGAATCAGCACCTTTTCGGTAATGATACTGGAGCCGCTGCTGCCGATTTATCTGCTGGACATGGGCATCTCCAAGAACTCGGCCTCGCTTAGCTCAGGGATTGTTTTCTCCGCTGTCGGGATAGCAACGGTAATAATGGCTCCGCAGTGGGGCCGGATCGGCAGCCGCAAGGGCTTCGGCTTTATCCTGTTTATCGGTCTGATCGGCGGGGGCATCGGCAATATCCTGCAGTATTTTGTCTCCGGCTATGTGGAATTTGCGATTCTGCGGTTTGTCTACGGCCTGTTCTATGCCGGGGTGCTGCCTTCAGTCAATGCGATGATTGTCCAGAGTATTGAACCGGGCTTCCGCGGCCGGGCGTTCGGACTGAATCAGGCGGCTTCCCAGCTGGCAACGATGGCCGGGCCGATTATCGGCGGACTGCTGGGCGCGTTTATTCCCATCCGCTGGGTATTCGTCATTAACGGAATGATGCTGCTTGCAGCAGCACTGCTGGTAAAATTGCGGAACCTGGAGGCCAAGGTTGGTGAAGCGCGTGTGCATGGGGAGGCAGCGGATGCAGGGGCAGCCGGCAATATGTAAAGTAAGTAACTACTCTTTTATATCACACAAAAAGGCCGGAAGCACCGGAAAATCATTTCCGAAAGTGCTTCCGGCCTTTTGCTTAGTCCGTTAACCGTCTTCTCCGTTGGAGCCGTTCAGGATATCGGTTCCCGGCATGGCATTAACCGGAGGGGAAACCGGGTCCACGGCAGTCCCGGGCTGCAGCTCATCTGCATCCGGAATATCCTCCAGCGGCTGTTCTTCCTCGCCGTCGAAGGCTTCCTCATCGCTGGCATAATCGATCACGCTGCCGGTCAGACCGGCAGCTCCGGCGGCGAACACCGCATCCGATTCCAGCAGCTCGTCCCGCTCAGGGGCAGGAGAGGCGAGGATGCCGCTGTCCCGGTCAGCCCTGCGGCCAAGCGCCGGCTGCGGTTCATTGACGCCGATATCGGCAGCCAGTATGGTGTCGGCTTCCAGCGCCGGGTCAGAGCCTTCATCCGCGATGCCGTCAACATAATCAACAGGCCGTTCATTAGCCGGGTCATGTGTGGCCAGCGATGATTCCAGCGGCTGACGCTCTGCATCCAGGGTTACACCGCTGACGCCCTGCTCAGTAATAGTGCCCAGCGGACGCAGATCTTCTTGCGGAATATCCTGCTCGGGCGAGACACCGCCCATTTTCTGATAACGCTCATATGCAAAATCGGCTTCTGTTTTGTTGAAGTCATTCCCCATAGCCGTTCATCTCCTTAGCTTTATGTCTGTCCCTCTTCGGGAACAGCATGATTAATGGCTGCCTCCTGATCCTTATCCGGCAGTGCATCAGGATAAGTGCCTTCCTGGAACAAGCCGAAATCCTCATCGATATCCCGCTCGGTTACCAGATCGTCTTTATCCGGTTCTGGGCTTGCGGCAGGTTTCTTATTGTCGCTCATTGCCGAACCTCCTTACCTGAATCTATAGTATTTCTATACCCGTTTAAGCGGCTGCGAATCTGCACCTCAGGGTCTTTATGAAGCCTTCTTAATATATTCATTCTTCATTTTGATTAACCATGCTGATAAAAAATTCAGGTATTTCGCGGAAATAACCATTTGGAGGCAGGGAAAGTGCGAAGGTTGTCGAAACTAAGAATCATACGAACTAATAAAATCCAACTTATGATTTATTGAGGTGTCAAAATGAAGCTGCCATCACCAAAAAGAGCGGCCGCCATATTCATGCTCCTGCTCTTGACCGTTCTGGTAACTGCAGGCTTTACTATCGGGCGGAACGGTGAGCGGGACATCGTCCTGCTGGACTGGGAGCTGAAATGGGCGCATTCCGGGGAGGAATCTGTTGCCGGAGCGGCAGCGGCCCCGCAGGAGGACTGGCTGAAAATGTCGTCGGATAGAAGCAGGCCGCTGCCGCCTGCAGATGCGGATGCAGCCTGGCTGCGTTTTGAAATCCCGCAGGCCAAGACTCATTCAGCGCTGCTTATTGATAAAATATATGGAACAACACTCAAAGCCTACCGGAATAACACGCTTATATATGATTCCAGACAGATGGTTAATTTTACCGGCAGTAAAGTCCTGATTCCGTTATCAGCCCAGCAGGGCGACGGACCGCTGTATTTGTGGAGCAGCGGGGGCGACAGAGGCTTCGGGGTAGGGGGGCAGATCAGGGCAGGGAATTATGACGGCCTGATGACTCTCTATGTCAAACAGGATTTAGTGGATGTAATCCTGGGAACCTCGCTTATTTTTATGGCGGCTGTCTTACTGGTATGTTTATACTTTATACGGGTGCAGATGTTCTCCGGCGGTTACTATCTCGTCCTTGTGATCCTTGCCTTCGGTGTTCTGTTTATTACATACTCCCCGTTTCTGTCACTTATTCTGGATAGCAGGGAGCATCTGGTGGAGGCCTGCTTTGATACGGCTTTATATATACTGCTGCCGGCTTTTACCTTATATTTTGAACGGATTTTCGGACCCGGCAAAAGCAGGCATCTTGTACGCTTCCGCAATATTCAGCTCGGGTATTCGTGTTTTTGCTTTGCGTTCCTTATACTGAATGCGCTGCTGTCGTACCGGCTGGAACAGCTGTACAGGATCATGACGGTTGACGTGCTCGGAGTGCTGATGATTGTGCAGCTGTCCTATCTGCTGGCCATGGCCGTGGTGTATGCCTACAGGGGCAATAAGGATGCGGCGATTTTCTCCACCGGTTTCGCCGTCTTTGCCGTCATTTCACTCAGCGAACTGATGTTGTACTTCACATCCAAGAGCCCATTCCATCTCTTTTGGTGGAAGTGGGGTGTGGTGGCATTCATTCTCTCACTGATCGTTATTCTCGGCAGGGGCTTCGCCAGAAACTATGAGCAGGCGCTGAGCTATTCCCGGGAGCTGGAGCAGTTCAACAATACCGCGCAGCGCTCGGAAAAAATGGAGATTATCAGCGAGCTCGCCGCCTCCGTCGCCCATGAAGTGCGCAATCCGCTGCAGGTGACGCGCGGGTTCCTGCAGATTCTGGGCGAACGGTCTGCCCGCAAGGAGAAGGAATATCTCAATATGGCGATGGAGGAGCTGGACCGGGCCTCTCTGATCATCACGGACTTTCTCACCTTTGCCAAGCCGGGAATGGAGGAAGTGGATGTATTTGAGCTGTCGGGGGAGTTGCGGCATGTTGCCGGTATTCTGGGCCCGCTGGCCAATCTGCAGGGGGGGACGATTGAACTGCAGCTGCAGGAAGGACTTCATGTACTGGGGAGTCCCGCCAAGTTTAAGCAGGCTTTTATTAATCTGATCAAGAACAGTGTGGAGGCGCTCGGCGAAGAGGGGCTGATCACGGTGTCAGCCTGGAAATCCGGCCAGCATATCATCATCAGTGTGAAGGATAACGGGGAGGGTATGAAGCCCGGCGAGCTGGCCCGGCTGGGTGAGCCTTTTTATTCAAATAAAACCAAGGGAACCGGCCTGGGGCTGATGGTTACCTTCAGGATCGTTGAGGCGATGAACGGCACCATTCAGTTCCACAGTAAAAAGGGTCAGGGAACCGAGGTTATTGTGAAATTACCAGCTGATCACAGTAAATAGAAAAAATTGATAATATTCGTTTATTTAAAGGGATAAGGGCATTGCTGGGCGAAATACTAGTTGTGTCCTGTCCCGCAATACCAATACTTTCTTTTGGGGTGCTTGCATGCGCTTGATCGGTAAAAGTGTACATATAACAGCGATGCTTCTGCTGCTTCTGGTGACGTTCGGGTCGCTGACAGCCTCAGGGGAAGGCCATTATGCTGCAAATGAAATTACAGAATGGCAGATGCAATGGGGCAGCCGCACAGGGGATACTGGCCTTGAAGTCCCGTCCGGGACTCAGGGAGGCTGGTTCAGCAGTGGAACGGCTAAGCCTGCAAGTGAGCTTCCGGATGGTATATCCTCGGCCTGGACCCGGATTGAGCTGCCGGCTGTTCAATATGTGTCGCCTGCTGTTTATATCGGTAAGCTGTATGCCCTGCATATCAAAGTGTTTGTCGAGGACCGGCTGATTTTGGAGGGTGACCGCAGCTATATCAAGGATAATTACTCTTTGCTCGTCCCGCTGGACAGCGGGGATAGCGGCAAGACAATGTATATCTGGGCTTCAACGCTCCAGGACCGGATCGGAATCAAGGATAGCATTGTTGTCGGTGAGCATAGCGAGCTGATCCGCAGTTATGTCAAAAACGGGCTGATTGATGTCATCCTGGGCGGTTCCTTTATTTTTGTAGCGCTGGTGCTGTTTATGTGCGGATTCTTTCTGGACAGGGATCATTTTTCGATTGCGGTACCATTATCCATTGTTATTGCAGCTACAGGGGTATTGTCTATAACCTACTCGCCCTTCATTTATACTTTTTACAGCGCCTACGGAGCGTTAAACATTATCTTTCTTGACCTGGGGCTGCTGTCACTTTTGCCGGCGCTTACCTTTCTGTTTGAGAAAATATTCGGCAGCGGCCGCTTCTCCATCATCCGCCGGTTCCGCATTTTTCAGACGGTCTATTCCGCGATCTGCATCGTGTGCCTGATCATTAATACGCTGGCTGACAACCGTTATGTAGAGTTTTATTATTTTATATCCACCACGGTAATCGGCTTTATTATGATCGCACAGTTCACTCTGCTCATAGCCTGTGCCATTCTCTTTTCGCTCAAAAAGAACAAGGATGCGATCACATTTGCCATAGGCTTCGGCACCGCCGCTTTGACAGGGGTAACCGAGCTGGTCTGGTATTATATCAAGAACGGCAACTATGATCTGTTTTACTGGAAATGGTCGCTGGTAGTGTTCATTCTTTCGCTGATTGTCATTCTGGGCCGCAGGCTGGCCTTAAACCACCGGCAGGTGGTCAGATATTCACGGGAGCTGGAGCTGTTTAACAATGAACTGCAGCGTTCCGAGAAGATGGAGATTATCAGCGAGCTCGCCGCTTCAGTAGCGCATGAGGTGCGTAATCCTCTGCAGGTGACAAGAGGGTTCCTGCAGCTTCTCAGCGAGAAGGCAAGCGGCAGCGAAGAGCAGTATTTATCAATGGCGCTCAGTGAGCTGGACCGTGCTGCAAATATCATCACCGATTTTCTGACCTTTGCCAAACCGGAATTCGAGCAGATTTCAATCCTGAATGTCCGTGAGGAGTTCAAGCACATTGAGAGTATTATGCTGCCGCTGTGTCATCTGAACGGGGGGAAAATGCTTATGCAGGCCGGTGAGGGCTTGTGGGTCAAAGGCAATTCCTCCAAATTCAAGCAGGCTTTCATCAATATTATTAAGAACAGCATCGAATCACTGGGCGATGAGGGTACGGTACAAATGATTGCTTACGGTGTCGGTGATTATGTGTATATTCATATTCAGGATGACGGAGAGGGTATGGACCGCGAGGTGCTGAACCGGCTTGGGGAGCCGTATTTCTCGAACAAAACGAAGGGGACGGGCCTTGGCCTGATGGTGACCTTCCGGATCATTGAAGCCATGACGGGCGAAATCCGTTTTGAAAGCCAAAAAGGAGCCGGAACCGAATCCGTTACGACTTTGCCTCTGGCAAAGCCTCCGGAAGGTTCAGGCTCCCTGTGAAGTCAGAGGCGTGATGTATGCTTACCAGGAACCGAGGGTGGTGACATCCGTTTTCATAATACCTGAGGACGGACTTGGAGGGATGACCAGATAGAACTCATTGGAGCCTTCCTCGACCGTTTTGAGTGTAATATGATCAGGCAGATTGATACCTAGTGCTTCTCTGAGAGCTTCTTTCGGATCGGTAAGCAGCCTTGCTTTGAAACCCGGATCTTCCCATGCTTTCTGAATCACTTGATTCTTAAAAATCGCCTCTGACACAATAATCATCCTTCCCCGAAATGGTAATATTACCCGGTAAGCATACCATAGCATTTTATTTGAATCTATGACTATTTTTGGTTGTTAGCAGTATTTTCATAGAAAAATTAGCTTTTCATATGCCTGGACAGCCAATATTGCAGGCCGCCCCCCTGCAGCAGCTCTTTTTCGGCTTCAATCGCTGCGGCAATCTGCCGGAGATTGTCTGCCAGCATCTGGTGAAAGGCGGTAAGTGCGGATATACGGAATGCTCCCGAGAGCAGCCGCTCATGATTGTCTGCAGCAATGGCCGCATACTGCCGGAGACCGCCGAAGTTATAAATAAACGCTTTCACTTCATCGGGTTCTATAACGTCAGTAGCGTTCCGGGACGGGAGCTGACGGCGGACCATTGCCAGCAGACAATTATAGCTGCCTTCAGCCAGATCCTCTTCCCAATCCTCATAATCGTCGAGCAGCTGCAGGGTGATCAGCACCTCCTGTATAGCAGTTTCCGCGGCAGCGATCGAGGATTCCATGCCGCTGAGCAGCAGAGCAGCTATGGCAGACAGCTTGAGGGGCGCCGCTTTACCAGCTATCCGGCTGCGGTCGTTATAGTAATAATCGCCTGCGCTTTCGCCGCTGACGCAGTCTGACCATTCAAAGAGATACCGTTTGAAGTAGGTCCAAAAGGAGGAGCCGGCAGGAAAAAGCGGGCGGTAGAGCTCCAGAAATTCCGCGTACAGCAGGTTGGCCAGCGGCAGCAGCTCAGCCGCAGAGCTGCGCCGGTTGTCCATCAGATCATCCTGCAGGAAGAAGTAGAGCATCAGCAGAACATTGCCGGAGGACATAATGTGTGTCTCCCTTGGACCTAGCCCGCACTCCCGGCGTAGCCAGAAAGGGAGGAGGTAGCAGATGTAATTCTTTTTGCTGCGGGCCTGAAAGACATCAAACTGCTCAAGATAAGCCAGACCCCGTGTATTCAGCGGCTCCGGGAATCCGGAAATGATGACCCTGCATTCATGAAATACGGCTTGAAGCTCCTGTTCATAATCGTTCAGCCAATCCATAAGCCTGTCCCCTGTCACTATAAGATTGCCGGTAAATCAATAGCTGTCTGGTATCCTGATTGTATGCTGCAGCAACGTCTTTTTCAATTAGAATCTGAAGGGGGGATAAAGCGGATGAAATGGTTTACATTCGGGCAGATGCTGATGCAGATCCGTATCGGCCAGAAGGCTGCTACACCTGACGGGCGCACCGTAATCCGCACCTCCGGCGGGCTGGTCTGGCAGGGCGGCAGGCTCAGCGGAACTGTGGTTGAAGTAAGGGATTATCTGTTCTCGGACATCTGGACTATTTCCGAGGATGAAGCAAGTCTGCAGACGGGCGGCGACCGGGAAGCCCATGAGCGCAGGGAGCATGAGATGCTGGTGAACCAGTACGAGGAAGCACGGCAGACATTCCTTGAAGAGAGAAAAGGCCTGGCAGATTAAACCGGAATTATCCGGTCTGCCGGGCCTTTCATTCATTCTTTTATTCAGGGCAGGGTCTTCGTCTGCTCCGGCAGCGTCTGCAGCAGGGCGGTGTAATCCTCCCTGAGGCGAAGCAGCCTGCTGATGCTCTGATCAAGTCCGCCCGGCCGGTTGCGGCAGATCCACAGCCCGCGGTATTCATGCAGCAGCAGGTCAAGATCCTTGATCTGTCTGCGGATGACCGCGGGATCAAGGGCTGCGGGCTCTTCCGCCAGCTGCAGCTTGATACGGGCCAGCTGCACGGCATGCTTCACAAAACGGATGCCGTTCTCCAGCTCCCGCAGGACAAGTCCGGCATCGCTGCAGCCCGGGGACAGCGCCTCAAGACGGTTCTCGATTCCGAAAATATA contains these protein-coding regions:
- a CDS encoding MFS transporter, which gives rise to MAFSWKRNLIVLWIGVFFCSTAYSISIPFLSIFLSDQLGVTSHLEIWSGVSFGITFLASALISPYWGSLADKYGRKPMLIRSGFSLAALYLINYFVHDPYVFLAVRVLQGLLAGFVPAAIAMVATNTPEEKTGYALSIMSTAGATGSIIGPLIGGVVSYYSSNRSAFLFSAAIVLISALIATFFAKEENFNRSAARSRVSDDIREAVKNKAFITLLSLAGISTFSVMILEPLLPIYLLDMGISKNSASLSSGIVFSAVGIATVIMAPQWGRIGSRKGFGFILFIGLIGGGIGNILQYFVSGYVEFAILRFVYGLFYAGVLPSVNAMIVQSIEPGFRGRAFGLNQAASQLATMAGPIIGGLLGAFIPIRWVFVINGMMLLAAALLVKLRNLEAKVGEARVHGEAADAGAAGNM
- a CDS encoding ATP-binding protein; translated protein: MKLPSPKRAAAIFMLLLLTVLVTAGFTIGRNGERDIVLLDWELKWAHSGEESVAGAAAAPQEDWLKMSSDRSRPLPPADADAAWLRFEIPQAKTHSALLIDKIYGTTLKAYRNNTLIYDSRQMVNFTGSKVLIPLSAQQGDGPLYLWSSGGDRGFGVGGQIRAGNYDGLMTLYVKQDLVDVILGTSLIFMAAVLLVCLYFIRVQMFSGGYYLVLVILAFGVLFITYSPFLSLILDSREHLVEACFDTALYILLPAFTLYFERIFGPGKSRHLVRFRNIQLGYSCFCFAFLILNALLSYRLEQLYRIMTVDVLGVLMIVQLSYLLAMAVVYAYRGNKDAAIFSTGFAVFAVISLSELMLYFTSKSPFHLFWWKWGVVAFILSLIVILGRGFARNYEQALSYSRELEQFNNTAQRSEKMEIISELAASVAHEVRNPLQVTRGFLQILGERSARKEKEYLNMAMEELDRASLIITDFLTFAKPGMEEVDVFELSGELRHVAGILGPLANLQGGTIELQLQEGLHVLGSPAKFKQAFINLIKNSVEALGEEGLITVSAWKSGQHIIISVKDNGEGMKPGELARLGEPFYSNKTKGTGLGLMVTFRIVEAMNGTIQFHSKKGQGTEVIVKLPADHSK
- a CDS encoding HAMP domain-containing sensor histidine kinase; translated protein: MRLIGKSVHITAMLLLLLVTFGSLTASGEGHYAANEITEWQMQWGSRTGDTGLEVPSGTQGGWFSSGTAKPASELPDGISSAWTRIELPAVQYVSPAVYIGKLYALHIKVFVEDRLILEGDRSYIKDNYSLLVPLDSGDSGKTMYIWASTLQDRIGIKDSIVVGEHSELIRSYVKNGLIDVILGGSFIFVALVLFMCGFFLDRDHFSIAVPLSIVIAATGVLSITYSPFIYTFYSAYGALNIIFLDLGLLSLLPALTFLFEKIFGSGRFSIIRRFRIFQTVYSAICIVCLIINTLADNRYVEFYYFISTTVIGFIMIAQFTLLIACAILFSLKKNKDAITFAIGFGTAALTGVTELVWYYIKNGNYDLFYWKWSLVVFILSLIVILGRRLALNHRQVVRYSRELELFNNELQRSEKMEIISELAASVAHEVRNPLQVTRGFLQLLSEKASGSEEQYLSMALSELDRAANIITDFLTFAKPEFEQISILNVREEFKHIESIMLPLCHLNGGKMLMQAGEGLWVKGNSSKFKQAFINIIKNSIESLGDEGTVQMIAYGVGDYVYIHIQDDGEGMDREVLNRLGEPYFSNKTKGTGLGLMVTFRIIEAMTGEIRFESQKGAGTESVTTLPLAKPPEGSGSL
- a CDS encoding NHLP leader peptide family RiPP precursor; this translates as MIIVSEAIFKNQVIQKAWEDPGFKARLLTDPKEALREALGINLPDHITLKTVEEGSNEFYLVIPPSPSSGIMKTDVTTLGSW